In Oscillospiraceae bacterium, the genomic window TAGATAGCCTCACCTGCCATAGGATCGTGAGTATACATATATACTGATGTAATCTTTGTCTTGTCAAAATCGTTTCCTACAGGTATAACAACTGCGATTTCTCTGTTGCTTGCAGGAGTGGTTATCCACATTGTATTGCCTGTTCCGGAGGAATAGTCATTGTCAATAAATGAATTGCTTGCAACGTCAAATATCTCGCCAAGTCCTGTTGATTGTCTCTCTCCGTCTGCAAGTACACCCATCTGTGCAACTACCTGGTCCCCGCCGTTTTGTGTACATGTTTCAGGAAGCTTTAGATACATAATAATTGTGCTGAGTTTGGAAAGGTTAATCTTTGATGTATCAAGATTTACAGAGAATACACCCCATGACTCGTCGCTTTTTGTAACCTTAAGTGATTTTGAGCCGTCAATTGAATACTCGTCTGTAATTTCTGCAGAATATACAGCAGATTTATGTGCTCCGAAAGCGTTTTCAACAGTTGTATTTTCAAAGTCCTGTAAAACTACGAATTTAGTTTCGCCGGGAGCAACGAAGCCTGTAGAGCCGTCGTATTTACCTTCAACACCCACAATTCTGTCAACATAGATAGCTTCTCCTGCCATAGGATCGTGAGTACTCATAAATACTGATGTGATTGTTGTTTTGTCATAGCCCATTCCTACAGGGATAACAACTGCAATTTCCTTGTCGTTGAGATTGCTTATCCACATCTGATTTTTGTTGCCGTAAGAATAGTCATTGTCAATAAATGAGTTGCTTGCAGAGTCAAATATCTTGCCCAAGTCGTTTGAAGCGTACTCTTTTCCGCCTGCAATTACACCCATCTTTGTAACTATCTGTGTTCCATCTCCCTGAGTACAGGTTTCGGGAAGCTTGAGATACATAATGATTGTGCTAAGATTGGAAAGGTTAATTTTTGATGTATCAAGATTTACGGAGAATAGGCTCCACTCACTGTCGCTCTTTGTAACCTTAAGTGATTTTTCGCCGTCAACTGAATACTCGTCAGTAATTTCTGCAGAGTATGCGGGAGATTTGTAATCCCCGAAAGCCTGTTCAACTGTTGTGTTTTCGAAATCCTGTAATACTACAAATTTTGTTTCTGCATATGTAAGGTCGATAGTCCATCTCTTGATAGACATCTCTTCGGGCTCGTAGGGTTTGTTTGCGCAGTACAGATAGAACTGCTGACCAACTGTAGCATTTTCTTTTGTTCCGCAGTCGATAATTGTTGTATACTGCCAGCCTGTTCCTACCTCTATATCATCTCTGTAGTTGGAAGCGGGCTCGTTAACAACGTCTGAATGCCAATCCCAAGTAACGCCGTCCTTGGATTCCCAAAGCTTAACGTATGTGTTAGCGCCTTCCCAGGTCATCCAGGATGTAGCAGGAAATATGTGCCTGTGTATTCGCTGTAAGCAGCGTTTGCATGAGTAATACCTGTTACTGCATTACCGTAGGAATCCTTAAGAGCAGAAGCTACGCCGCCCATAGCAGGCTGGTCCCAAGTATTGTTATAATACTTGTTCCAATTGGTAACTGTGCCTTCCTTTGCTGCTGCCAAAACGTCTGCCAAAGGAGCTCTTGCAGCTGCAATCTGTCCCTCTGCTGTATATTCGGTAAAGTAAATGTAGAAATATCCGTCTTTAACTATATAAGGACAGCCCTGAATAAATCCGCCGGAAAGGTCAGGGTCGCCGTAAGGAGCAACTATTTCTCCTAAATAGGTAAAGGTGTCGCCGTTATTGGTTGAGTAAGCAAGAGCTATTCTGCCCTTGTTTGCAGAGCCGTCAGAGCCTGTAGCATATTCTATATGTAAAAACGCAAGAAGTCCGCCGTCTGCATCCTTATAAATATTTATAATCCAAGGCTGACCGTTAATAGCATTTGCATTGGTAAACATCTGCTCCTTGGTCTTTTCAAATATGGGAGTCTGCATAGGCGCATCAACAGTACCGGAGAATTTCTGATGAGAATTACCTCCGTTATCACTGGTGATAAAATATCTTGTAGAGCCTGAAACCCAAGTGCTTAAAGGGCTGTCAGGAGAATACGCGCCGGTAGCTGTTATGTCTTGTGCTGTAGCAACCGTGATAGGTCCTGTTTGCTCAGCCGCTATAGCTATTGTGGGAACACAAACAGATACAAGCATAGCAACTGCACAAAGCACGCCGAGAATTTTTGTCGCTGATTTTTTCATAGTTTTTCCTCCTTGATTTGCTTTTTTATTTATTGTCAGTTCTTCCGAACCGAATTACAGTAATTATAGAAAACCGCCGACAATTTTCTTCGTTTTTCGATTTTTTGGCTATTTTCCAATAATACAATATAATAGTACCATTTCATATAAAAATTTTCAATGCAAAAAATCATATGTTTATTGCAAATTTACATATATTGTAGCAATTTTACCTTGCTTTTTTAAAAATCATATGCTATAATATGTTCATTATTACAATAATTGACAGGTGAGCAAAATGAGAAAGCCGTATATAAATATCGTAAACGAGGATTTGGGTAATGAAAGCCCACTGTTTAAGGTTGAGCAGATAAAAATGAATATGCCTAAAATCCTTTACAGCGAAGAGGTAGAAACAAATCAGATATCTGAGGTTTTCTACAATGAAGAAAAAGAGATTATGCTTCATAAAACCTTGAACAAGGATATGAACTCTTACGCAAAAAATCTTGTACCGATAAATGTGCCTGAGTATTGGAACTCCCTTTTGCCCGATGTTTTGCTTTTTCATATGCACACTTATTTTGAAATTACAGAGGTAATTTCAGGAAAAGCGCTTTTTGTTGCCAATAACCAATGTATAGAAATTAACACAGGCGATATTCTTATGTTTAATGAAAATGTGCCTCACTGCTGGTGTCCCGACCCTGTCGACCCTGCCGTTTTAAAGGTTTATTACTTTTACCCTCACCTTTTGCTCAATAAAAACTTCACAGAGGAAAAATACGGATTTCTTCATACTCTCTATTCGGGAAACTATCCTTTCTTTTTCTTTAAATCAAATACAGATATGAACAATTCCGTTAAAAGCATACTTTCTTCTATATATGATGAATTTGTTATGAAGAAAACAGCGTATCAGCTTGTTATAATTTCAAAGCTTCTGGAAATGTCAAGTGTTTTAATCCGCTACATAGATGCTTCTTACGCCTCACGTTTTCAGGATTCTTCAAAAATCAAAACCCACGTGGGCTATTCCTCTGTAAATACAGCGATAGACTATATCAACAGCCATTACCTTGAGCCCGATTTCAGAATTTCTAAAATTTCGCAAATTGTTTCTATGAACGGAAATTATTTTTCGGGACTTTTCAAAAAAAGTATGGGAATGACTCCTGAAAACTACCTTAAAAGCCTAAGAGTTTCAAAGGCTGTCGAGCTTCTTTCAAGTTCAAATTTAAGCGTTGCGGAAATAGGTCAGCTTTGCGGCTATGAAAGCTTTTCAAGCTTCTATCGCTCCTTTATTTCCATTATGGGTATAAGTCCGTCAAACTATAAAAAGACTCATAAATAATTTGTAATTCTGACTGTTTTAAAGGAGCTTTTATGAGAAAACACTCTGCTTTATTAAAAATGATTCTTACCTCTTTGTTTCTGGCGCTCGCTTATGTTCTGCCCTTTTTTACAGGGCAGCTTTCCGAAATCGGCTCTAAGCTTTGTCCTATGCATATCCCAGTGCTTCTCTGCGGCTTTATATGCGGTCCTTTCTGGGCTCTTGCGGTAGGCTTTGTCGCCCCCTTGTTCCGTTCACTTACCTTAGGCGCACCTCTTCTTTTTCCAAGGGCTGTCTGTATGGCATTTGAGCTTGCCTCTTACGGCTTTATTGCAGGTTTATTGCACAAACTGCTGCCTCGCAAAAAGCCATATATTTATTGCTCCCTGCTGAGCGCTATGATAACAGGCAGAATAATTTGGGGGGTTGCTATGCTTACCTGTCTTGGATTAACAGGCAAAGCCTTTACTTTCTCCGCCTTTATAACAGGTTCGCTTGTCAACGCAATCCCGGGTATTATCGTTCAAATAATATTGATTCCTATTCTCGTTATGCTTCTTGATAGTCCCAAAATAA contains:
- a CDS encoding DUF4185 domain-containing protein, whose translation is MKKSATKILGVLCAVAMLVSVCVPTIAIAAEQTGPITVATAQDITATGAYSPDSPLSTWVSGSTRYFITSDNGGNSHQKFSGTVDAPMQTPIFEKTKEQMFTNANAINGQPWIINIYKDADGGLLAFLHIEYATGSDGSANKGRIALAYSTNNGDTFTYLGEIVAPYGDPDLSGGFIQGCPYIVKDGYFYIYFTEYTAEGQIAAARAPLADVLAAAKEGTVTNWNKYYNNTWDQPAMGGVASALKDSYGNAVTGITHANAAYSEYTGTYFLLHPG
- a CDS encoding helix-turn-helix domain-containing protein, with protein sequence MRKPYINIVNEDLGNESPLFKVEQIKMNMPKILYSEEVETNQISEVFYNEEKEIMLHKTLNKDMNSYAKNLVPINVPEYWNSLLPDVLLFHMHTYFEITEVISGKALFVANNQCIEINTGDILMFNENVPHCWCPDPVDPAVLKVYYFYPHLLLNKNFTEEKYGFLHTLYSGNYPFFFFKSNTDMNNSVKSILSSIYDEFVMKKTAYQLVIISKLLEMSSVLIRYIDASYASRFQDSSKIKTHVGYSSVNTAIDYINSHYLEPDFRISKISQIVSMNGNYFSGLFKKSMGMTPENYLKSLRVSKAVELLSSSNLSVAEIGQLCGYESFSSFYRSFISIMGISPSNYKKTHK
- a CDS encoding ECF transporter S component, with the translated sequence MRKHSALLKMILTSLFLALAYVLPFFTGQLSEIGSKLCPMHIPVLLCGFICGPFWALAVGFVAPLFRSLTLGAPLLFPRAVCMAFELASYGFIAGLLHKLLPRKKPYIYCSLLSAMITGRIIWGVAMLTCLGLTGKAFTFSAFITGSLVNAIPGIIVQIILIPILVMLLDSPKITKGP